CCGCCGGCGTCAGGTATTCCGTACGTACAACGAGCACGTACGCCGTAGTGCCGGCCGCCGGCCGGCTCCAAGCGGTGTCAGGCAGCGTCGGGAGCCGGCCGGCGGCCGGCACTACCCAGGCGCTCTACGAGGGTCTGCAGGGCCTGCTGGGCGTCCGGCGCGTACCAGGCCTCCACGAAGCGGTCCAGCTGGATCAGGTCGGCGTGCAGGGCCTCGTGCAGGTCGGCGCGGGCGACGCTGCGGGTGTGCAGCATCGGCTGCCGGGGCAGCTTCAGCAGGCGACCCAGCCAGGCCACCGCACGCGGCACCACGTCGGCGGGGGCGACCAGTTCGTCCACCAGTCCGATTTCCAGCGCACGCTCGGCCGGCACCATCTCGCCGCCGATCAGCAGCTGCGAGGCCCGGTGGTGGCCGACCACGCGGCGCATCAGCCGCTGGATGCCTTCCGGCGCCACCAGCCCCACCTGCACTTCGTTCAGGCCGATCACGTTCGGCTGCGCCGGGTCGGTGCTGCGCGCCATGATCCGGTAGTCGCAGCACAGCGCCAGCACGCAGCCGCCGGCCGGAGCGTGCCCGGTCAGCGCGGCCACCACCGGGATCCGGCTTTCGGCCAGGGTACGCACCGCGCCGAAGAACGCCTGCCAGCTGTCCAGCAGCTTGTGCCTGTCCTCGCCATGGCTGAGCAGGTGCGGCACGTCCATGCCGGCGCTGAAGATGCGCTCGCTGCCCGACAGCACCAGGCCGTGCACGTCATCGGCCATGGCCTGGTTGATCGCGTGGATCAGGTGACGGCACAGCTCGGTGTCCAGCGCGTTGACCGGCGGGCGGGCCAGCCGCAGCTCACGGATGGGGCCATGGTTGATCACCTCGATAAGCGTCGTCATGCTGCGATCTCGTTGCGGGCAGGGAACTGAGGCGATGATAACCAAACCATTCGTGTGCGTATTGTTGGGCCTGTGTGCGGCCGCAGCATCGGCCGGTGCTGCGGAACCGGCGTGTGTCAGCCTCACTGGAGGCTGGGTGCGGTTGCCGCCGCCGGGGATGACGATGGCGGCTGGCTACGGAACCATCCGGAATGACTGCAAGGCTGCCGTGACCGTAGTCGGCGTGGGCAGCAAGGCTTTCGACGATGTGTCGCTGCACGAGACCACCCTGGCCGATGGCGTCAGCCGGATGCGCGCAGTGGAGACGTTGCCGATCGCGCCGGGGAAGGAGGTCACACTGAAACCGGGCGGGCTGCACCTGATGCTGATGGAGCCGGTGGTGAAAGTGACGGAAGGGGCAGAGCTGCCCGTGCGCCTGAGCCTGCAGGACGGGCGCAAGGTGGATGGAACGTTGAAGGTGCGCCGGTAGGGTCGCACCCCGGT
This portion of the Stenotrophomonas aracearum genome encodes:
- a CDS encoding copper chaperone PCu(A)C, coding for MITKPFVCVLLGLCAAAASAGAAEPACVSLTGGWVRLPPPGMTMAAGYGTIRNDCKAAVTVVGVGSKAFDDVSLHETTLADGVSRMRAVETLPIAPGKEVTLKPGGLHLMLMEPVVKVTEGAELPVRLSLQDGRKVDGTLKVRR
- a CDS encoding enoyl-CoA hydratase/isomerase family protein, producing the protein MTTLIEVINHGPIRELRLARPPVNALDTELCRHLIHAINQAMADDVHGLVLSGSERIFSAGMDVPHLLSHGEDRHKLLDSWQAFFGAVRTLAESRIPVVAALTGHAPAGGCVLALCCDYRIMARSTDPAQPNVIGLNEVQVGLVAPEGIQRLMRRVVGHHRASQLLIGGEMVPAERALEIGLVDELVAPADVVPRAVAWLGRLLKLPRQPMLHTRSVARADLHEALHADLIQLDRFVEAWYAPDAQQALQTLVERLGSAGRRPAPDAA